In the Pseudonocardia cypriaca genome, one interval contains:
- a CDS encoding GGDEF domain-containing protein: MLFIEAIALVLLVAGLLTGRAPAGTELWSGAVLCLLGIAYSEMAVGVERERRRLGGASHVDLSSVWTFAAALVLPGAHAALVAALIMLHLWVRAWREWVPLHRQMFSVATVVLACIAVGELLDHVGGERQPLWLVIGAMVLFMAVNSGLIAAVVSVNIPGAGPATLFGPRDENLLEVGMLCMGALTAVAIALNPVLLLLTLLPLYVVLRAVLVRPLEAAACTDGKTGLLNAATWVAEAERVLAGTDRAERAGGVLMLDLDHFKAVNDTHGHAVGDHVLSAVAHALHRVVRARDLVGRMGGEEFVVLPRRAASGERSVELDSVELEVVAERIRAHVADLRLEVPTLRGPLTVAGLTVSIGGAVASPDGSDLPALLQTADTALYEAKRAGRNTVRVAVASSVPSVVNLPSAPLVNPGSGARAKD; this comes from the coding sequence GTGCTCTTCATCGAGGCGATCGCGCTGGTCCTGCTGGTCGCCGGGCTACTGACGGGGCGCGCTCCGGCCGGGACCGAGCTGTGGTCCGGGGCCGTCCTCTGCCTGCTGGGCATCGCCTACAGCGAGATGGCCGTCGGCGTGGAACGGGAACGGCGGCGGCTGGGCGGCGCGTCGCACGTCGACCTCAGCTCGGTGTGGACGTTCGCTGCTGCGCTCGTGCTGCCCGGTGCCCACGCCGCGTTGGTGGCGGCGCTCATCATGCTGCACCTGTGGGTGCGGGCGTGGCGCGAGTGGGTGCCGCTGCACCGCCAGATGTTCAGCGTCGCCACGGTGGTGCTCGCCTGCATCGCCGTCGGAGAGCTCCTCGACCACGTGGGCGGGGAGCGGCAACCGCTGTGGCTGGTGATCGGCGCGATGGTGCTGTTCATGGCGGTCAACTCCGGCCTCATCGCCGCCGTCGTGTCGGTCAACATCCCGGGTGCAGGCCCGGCGACCCTGTTCGGTCCACGCGACGAGAACCTCCTCGAGGTCGGCATGCTCTGCATGGGGGCGCTCACCGCGGTCGCGATCGCGCTGAACCCGGTGCTGCTCCTGCTGACGCTGCTCCCGCTGTACGTCGTGCTGAGGGCGGTGCTGGTCCGGCCGTTGGAGGCGGCGGCCTGCACGGACGGCAAGACCGGCCTCCTTAATGCCGCCACGTGGGTCGCCGAGGCCGAACGGGTCCTCGCCGGCACGGACCGCGCCGAGCGCGCAGGCGGTGTGCTGATGCTCGATCTCGACCACTTCAAGGCGGTCAACGACACGCACGGTCACGCGGTGGGCGACCACGTCCTGTCGGCGGTGGCGCACGCGCTGCACCGGGTGGTGCGCGCCCGCGACCTCGTGGGCCGCATGGGCGGCGAGGAGTTCGTGGTGCTGCCCAGGCGGGCGGCCTCGGGGGAGCGGTCGGTGGAGCTCGATTCGGTGGAGCTGGAGGTGGTGGCCGAGCGCATCCGGGCCCACGTGGCGGACCTGCGGCTCGAGGTGCCGACCTTGCGCGGGCCGTTGACGGTCGCCGGCCTGACCGTCTCGATCGGCGGCGCGGTCGCCTCGCCCGACGGCAGCGACCTCCCCGCACTCCTGCAGACCGCGGACACCGCTCTCTACGAGGCCAAGCGGGCGGGCCGCAACACGGTGCGGGTCGCCGTGGCCTCCTCGGTGCCGTCGGTCGTGAACCTCCCGTCCGCGCCGCTGGTGAACCCCGGCTCGGGGGCGCGCGCGAAGGACTGA